The Amycolatopsis sp. DG1A-15b genome contains the following window.
ACGTCTATCGCGGGTCCACCTTGGCCACGACGGTGACCACGACATCAGCGGTGGTGACCGGTTTGGCACCGTCCACTTCGTACACCTTCACGGTGCGCGCCCGCGACGGCTACGACAACGTGTCGGCGCCGAGCGCCGCGGTGACCGCCCGGACCGGCGACATCGTCTCGGGCTACGCGAAGGTCGGGTACTTCGTGCAGTGGGGCATCTACGGGCGCCAGTACTTCGTGAAGAACCTCGAGACGTCGGGTGCGGCGGCGAAGCTGACGCATCTGCTGTACGCGTTCGAGAACATCGATCCGGTGAACCTGACCTGCCTGTCCGGGGTCACCAAGGGCACCACGGCCAACCCCCAGGACCCCGGTCAGGGGGACGGCGCGGGTGACGCCGAGGCCGACTACTCGCGGCCGTTCGCGGCGGCGCAGTCGGTCGACGGCGTGGCCGACACCGGCTGGGAGTCGCTGCGCGGCAACTTCAACCAGCTCAAGAAGCTCAAGGCGAAGCACCCGAACCTGAAGGTGCTGGTTTCGCTCGGCGGCTGGACGTATTCGAAGTACTTCTCCGACGTCGCGGCCACCGACGCGTCGCGCAAGAAGTTCGTCTCGTCCTGTGTGGACACCTGGCTCAAGGGCAACATCGCGCCCTACGGCGGCGCGGGCGGGCCGGGTACCGCGGCCGGCATCTTCGACGGCATCGACCTCGACTGGGAGTGGCCCGGCAGCGCCGACGGCCACCCGGGCAACCACTGGAGCCCGAACGACAAGGCCAATCTGACCGCGCTGATGGCGGAGTTCCGCACGCAGCTGGACGCCTACGGCGCAACCACCGGCAAGCGGTACCAGCTGCACGCGTTCACCCCGGCCGATCCGGCGAAGGTCGCTTCGGGCTGGGACGTCTCCAAGATCTTCACCTACCTGGACGTCGCGAACGTGCAGGGCTACGACTTCCACGGGTCGGGCAGCGACAATTCGTGGGAGCCGAACCGCACCGGCCACCAGGCCAACCTGTACGCCGACGCGGACGACCCGTACAACTTCCACTTCAGTGCGGAAAGCGCGATCAACGCGTACACGAGCGCGGGCGTCGACCCACGGCGGCTGACACTCGGCCTGGCGTTCTACGGCCGCGGCTGGCAGGGCGTCGCCGACGGCGGAAAGAGCGGCGAGTGGCAGTCGGCAGCCGGCGCGGCGCCGGGCCAGTTCGCCGAGGAAGCGGGCACCCGCGGCTACGCGAACCTGGTGGCGGGCGTACCGGGCTGCACGGTCCACCACGACACGGCGGCGGTGGCAACCTCGTGCTACACGGGCAACGGCGGCCAGTGGTGGACGTTCGACGACGCCTGGTCGATCGGGCTGAAGACCACGTGGCTCAAGTCGCGCGGCTTGCTCGGAGTGATGGCATGGGAGATGTCGGGCGACACGGGCGCGTTGATGAACGCGGTGACCACCGGGCTCGGCTGAGGTGTTCGTTCAGCCCGCCGAACGCCCCTGTTCGGCGGACTGAACACCTTCCTTGGGCTCACCACCCGATGGGCATCGCGTTGACAGACCCGGACCCACGCAGCCGACGCGGCTTGATCGCGGGCTACGGTCCTGTCCGCGTGTTTCCGCAGGTCAGAAGGACCGCGGACCCTGGTTGCAGGGCCCTTCGGAGAGCGCGCTAGAGTACTTCTCACGCACTCAGCGAGTGCGGGTCCGGGCTGTGGCGCAGTTTGGTAGCGCACTTGACTGGGGGTCAAGGGGTCGCAGGTTCGAATCCTGTCAGCCCGACGGACAGCGGGTTTCCGCAGCTCACAGCTGCGGGGACCCGCTTTTTGCTGTGGTCATGGTGTCGATCCGGTCCAGCACAGCGCTCGGTAACACCTTGCCTGGAAGCTCTCCCCACGCCGACGCTCGCGTGGTTGCGCCCCGAGACGATCACCGCCGGGACACGCCCCCGCCGGCGGCGACCAGGAGTCTGCGGAGCTCACGCCGATCCCGTTCGTCGAGCTGGACCAAGACCCGATCTTCGGCCTCGGCCACCTTGGGGTCGAGGCGCGCGAGTGTGGCCACGCCCTCGCGCGTCAACGTGGCAGGCAACGATCTCCCGGACGACACCGCGGCCGGTCGCGCCACCAGGCCGCGATCCTGCAGCTCGCGCACCACCTTGTTCATCGCCTGCGGTGACACCTGCGCCTCACGTGCCAACTGGGCGTTCGACTTCGGCGACGGCAGCAACATCCGCAGGCAAAGGTACTCCGGCGCCGACAACCGCGACGGCTCGAGCACGGTCGCGGCCACCTCCGCGCGCAAGGCCGCCGTAAGCCGGTGCAGCAGGTAGCCGAGCGGCTCATCCCGAAGACTCTCCATGTCAACCATGTTGACATATATCAACCCGGTTGACACTCTGGGCGCATGACCAGCTCACCGAACGACGCGCTGTTCGAATCCGCCTACCGCCGCCAAGCTTCCCGAAATGGGCCAAGGCTCCCCGCCCCCCTGGAGCATCGGCGAACCACAACCCGAAATAGCCGCGCTCATCGACACCGGCGCCTTCCACGGCGAGATCCTCGACGCCGGCTGCGGCGAAGGCGCCACATCACTCCACCTCGCCGAACGCGGCTTCACCGCCGTCGGCGTCGACCAGTCACCCGCCGCCATCGCGCTCGCCCGAACGGAAGCCGCCCGGCGCGGCCTGGACAACGCCACCTTCGAGGTCGCCGACATCAGCACCCTCACCGGCTACGACGGCCGGTTCGACACCATTGTCGACAGCACCCTGTTCCACTCCATGCCGATCGCGCTGCGCCGGGGATACCAGGAATCGATCGTGCGCGCCGCAGCGCCCGGCGCGTCCTACTTCGTGCTGGTCTTCGACAGCACCACCGTGCCCTCAGGCAAGGTCAACCCGGTCTCCGCGGAAGAACTACGGGAAGTCGTGGGCGCGTACTGGACGATCGACGAGATCCGGCCGGCCCGCATCCACGCCAACGTCCCCGACAGCTTCCCGGACTTCACGGACTTCGCCGGCAGCGACGTCCGAGACGAAGGCAACGGCCGCAAGTCCACACCGGCCTGGCTGCTGTCCGCGCACCTGTCCTGACCGTGACGTCCTGCCGAGCTTCTCCGCCGCCGGTAAGCGCCTTGCCGTCGTGGGCACCGTTCTCGGGTGCAGCGAGTCCGCAGGAGGTGCTGCGGATTGCGACGCCATCGGCGCCAAGACCGACGAGACGCCGATGCCGGCGCGACATCCGTCCGCACTTGTCCCCCACGAGAGCCACATCCGGCTGTCCACTCAGGAGTGACGTTTCCGGGTCGCCGGATCACTAGCGTGGTCCACGAAGGTTCACCCTGGTCCGGGCATCGCCGCGATGCGGGAGGACAGCGAGTTGACCATGCGAGAGACGTTGGCCGATTTCCTGCGTCGGCGGCGTGATGCCTTATCCCCACAGGCGGTGGGGTTGCAGGTCGGTCCACGGCGCCGCACACCGGGACTGCGCCGGGACGAGGTGGCGCGCCTGGCGAACATGTCCGCGACCTACTACGAGCGGCTCGAGCAGGGCCGTGGCCCGCAGCCCTCCACCGGTATCCTCGCCGGGCTGGCGCGCGCGTTGCGGCTGGACCCGGACGAACGCGCCTACCTGCACCTGCTGGCCGGGCGCGCCGAACCCGCGGCGGCGGCGGACAGCGCCGTCGACAACCGGCTGCTGTCGGTCATGCAGGCGATAGACTGACCACCACGCCGACCCGGTTTCTCAAGCAGAGCGGACGATCATGCCCCGATGCATCCTCTTCGTCGGCCCGAGCCTGCCGGACGCCGCCGATCTCGTGCGGAACTCGGCCGTCGAGGTGCTGCCACCCGTGTCCGCGGGCGACCTCCCGCGGCTGTCCTTGACCGCCGGTGATGTGGTCGGCATCGTCGACGGCTACTTCCACCAGGTCGGCGCCGTCCGGCACAAGGAAATCCTTGCGTTGCTGAGCGAGGGCCTCCGGGTCCTCGGCGCCGCCAGCATGGGCGCGCTTCGCGCCGCCGAACTGGACGTCTTCGGCATGGAAGGAGTCGGCCGGATCTACGCGGACTACCGCGACGGGCGGCTGGAGGCGGACGACGAAGTCACCCTGCTGCACAGCACGCCGGAAGAGGATCACCGGCCGCTCTCGGAACCACTCGTGTGCATGCGGGCCACCCTTTCCCGGGCGGTGGAAGACGGTGTCTGTGACAGCGCGACCGCGGCACGACTGGTCGCCACACTGGCCGGCTGGCCCTTCGGACGCCGCTCCTACGGCAGCCTCGTCGCGGCCGGCAAGGAGGCGGGAATCGACGCCGAGGCTGTCCGCCACATACGGGAGTACTGCGTCACCCACCGTCTCGACCCCAAACGCGATGACGCACTGCTGTTGCTCGACGCCCTGCATCGGGCAAGCCGCGGCGAGCACTCCCCGCCGCCCGACGTTCCCGCAGTCAACCGGACCTCCTTCCTCTACCTGTGGCAAACAGCCGCGTCGGGCC
Protein-coding sequences here:
- a CDS encoding glycosyl hydrolase family 18 protein, translated to MLIALGGTAALAPPAAAAGSLTAPLAMNGTTGTYTVANTGTASVSNWAITFTLPAGVTASTGENGTVTQDGTQVTLTPAYYIATLAPGRNTYPYSPTFRLSAAATPTQCRVDNANCDGSPDTPPGAPANLRLVAKTTKTAALAWNASAPGSLPVTGYDVYQGTSLAASVTGTSATVSGLAPGTAYSFTVKAKDAKGNTSPASTSLTVTTNNPSDDTQPPSAPSGLRSTAADAGSVSLAWTASTDNTGVVGYDVYRGSTLATTVTTTSAVVTGLAPSTSYTFTVRARDGYDNVSAPSAAVTARTGDIVSGYAKVGYFVQWGIYGRQYFVKNLETSGAAAKLTHLLYAFENIDPVNLTCLSGVTKGTTANPQDPGQGDGAGDAEADYSRPFAAAQSVDGVADTGWESLRGNFNQLKKLKAKHPNLKVLVSLGGWTYSKYFSDVAATDASRKKFVSSCVDTWLKGNIAPYGGAGGPGTAAGIFDGIDLDWEWPGSADGHPGNHWSPNDKANLTALMAEFRTQLDAYGATTGKRYQLHAFTPADPAKVASGWDVSKIFTYLDVANVQGYDFHGSGSDNSWEPNRTGHQANLYADADDPYNFHFSAESAINAYTSAGVDPRRLTLGLAFYGRGWQGVADGGKSGEWQSAAGAAPGQFAEEAGTRGYANLVAGVPGCTVHHDTAAVATSCYTGNGGQWWTFDDAWSIGLKTTWLKSRGLLGVMAWEMSGDTGALMNAVTTGLG
- a CDS encoding MarR family transcriptional regulator, with the protein product MVDMESLRDEPLGYLLHRLTAALRAEVAATVLEPSRLSAPEYLCLRMLLPSPKSNAQLAREAQVSPQAMNKVVRELQDRGLVARPAAVSSGRSLPATLTREGVATLARLDPKVAEAEDRVLVQLDERDRRELRRLLVAAGGGVSRR
- a CDS encoding class I SAM-dependent methyltransferase, whose amino-acid sequence is MGQGSPPPWSIGEPQPEIAALIDTGAFHGEILDAGCGEGATSLHLAERGFTAVGVDQSPAAIALARTEAARRGLDNATFEVADISTLTGYDGRFDTIVDSTLFHSMPIALRRGYQESIVRAAAPGASYFVLVFDSTTVPSGKVNPVSAEELREVVGAYWTIDEIRPARIHANVPDSFPDFTDFAGSDVRDEGNGRKSTPAWLLSAHLS